The nucleotide sequence AGGTCAGGTCGCCGACATCGAACAGGCCGCAGCACTGATCCAGGATCAGCCGGCCGAATTCATCGTGGCCGACAAGGGCTACGATTCGGATGCCTTCGTCGAAACAATTACGACGCAGGGCGGTCAGGCGGTAATCCCGCCGCGTTCCAACCGACTCAACCCCCGCTCGTTCGACCGGCATATCTACAAGAGCCGCAATCTGATCGAGCGTTTCTTCGCTCGCATCAA is from Thermithiobacillus tepidarius DSM 3134 and encodes:
- a CDS encoding IS5 family transposase, whose amino-acid sequence is GQVADIEQAAALIQDQPAEFIVADKGYDSDAFVETITTQGGQAVIPPRSNRLNPRSFDRHIYKSRNLIERFFARIKQFRRIATRYDKLAHSFLSFVHLACSIVWLA